The Athene noctua chromosome 26, bAthNoc1.hap1.1, whole genome shotgun sequence genome has a window encoding:
- the PHLDB1 gene encoding pleckstrin homology-like domain family B member 1 isoform X7, which produces MEASGRTPASPTRRVQTIIQNSPLDLIDTGKGLKVQTEKPHLVSLGSGRLSTAITLLPLEEGRTTIGTAARDIVLQGPGLAPQHCYIENVRGTLTLHPCGNACTVDGVPLRRPTRLTQGCTICLGQATFLRFNHPAEAKRMKSMIPAGGRSPAALYGLPAKPEALANGGRQQSELGCPSHSSLVSSIEKDLQDIMDSLVLEEPASPKKLPACGRSPLSPVVNGGGRCLLSPPPSPGAASGGSSYENYSPLSSPASSGGYTSPSPSSQEQGPAVPPLVPLRSSSYNHAVQPPPLPSGGPGDPWPAERLGDHRAGSPRLTPRAAPRPRAALQERPPSPFREPRDPLAPSRQPAGRPVPESRLQPPESPRVARRNVDSMRELPPLSPSLSRRAASPRVAPDAPSPQPRLGREVPGSPRAQRRGPEELRGTGSPSPPLPAETPQRRPSFGACLSPAHGLGSPAVPSPRQSPRAPRKPLGDPRPPQGPRERKNSITEISDNEDELLEYHRRQRQERVREQEMERLERQRLETILNLCAEYTKTDSAELGDVHRLLAGDADAGRRVPRVAVALGRAAEELRQRESLERSDEENLKEECSSTESTHHEHEELAGPRAKEAQRLEEERAGVLSRLDQLKGRVKELEQQLQETSREAEMERALLQGERESEAARLRQEQEVAQQLQEKISSLDASIRKERDKERAKVDAERKELEQLRALYHESKSHLDKCPESLQEQLREQMRREAEALETEAKLFEDLEFQQLERESRLEEEREARGQQLLQSRAECHRSIARRKEHVAALDAQAAQIRLQSAQEAERLARERNGVLQLLQKEKEKLVSLERRYQLVTGGRSFPKMSSALREETLHISEPYELLEGTKPLSPLPAAAASLASSAACSYPKAQEEYMRLSDVFRFCSNAHGPSLDTKASAAAPAAAQRSFLLAVPPAADEYVTIEQLSGILGGLCAPAASPLGGTPPAPSSSGCAPPPPPPLPSLSSSSVFAEMEQQLLGDLVWLPALDLEKWYQEAMAGFETSSSSVSPPSSPPPLPAKAHSSHKPLQVYRAKTEGDAGALTPRMKSGTPSSSQLNLSVLGRSPSPKGPPSPAGSLPRNLAATLQDIETKRQLALQQKAEPLPAEPSQPGDLPGQQVIEEQKRRLAELKQKAAAEAQSQWEALHGQTPFPAAFPLLVHHSILHHHRPHGVGPRTEELDHAYDTLSLESSDSMETSISTSNNSACSPDNVSSASGMEVGKIEEMEKMLKEAHAEKSRLMESREREMELRRQALEDERRRREQLERRLQDETARRQKLVEKEVKLREKHFSQARPLTRYLPIRKEDFDLRLHIESSGHSVDTCYHVILTEKMCKGYLVKMGGKIKSWKKRWFVFDRMKRTLSYYVDKHETKLKGVIYFQAIEEVYYDHLRSAAKSPNPALTFCVKTHDRLYFMVAPSAEAMRIWMDVIVTGAEGYTQFMN; this is translated from the exons ATGGAGGCCTCCGGCAGGACCCCCGCCAGCCCGACCCGCAGAGTCCAGACCATCATCCAG aaCAGTCCCCTGGACCTGATCGACACGGGCAAGGGGCTGAAGGTGCAGACGGAGAAGCCGCACCTGGTGAGCCTGGGCAGCGGCCGGCTCAGCACCGCCATCACGCTCCTGCCCCTGGAGGAAG GGAGGACCACGATTGGCACGGCCGCGCGGGACATTGTCCTGCAGGGCCCCGGCCTGGCGCCCCAGCACTGCTACATCGAGAACGTGCGGGGGACGCTCACCCTGCACCCCTGCGGCAACGCCTGCACCGTTGACGGCGTGCCGCTGCGGCGGCCCACGCGCCTCACCCAAG gcTGCACCATCTGCCTGGGCCAGGCCACCTTCCTCCGCTTCAACCACCCCGCCGAGGCCAAGCGGATGAAGAGCATGATCCCAGCGGGGGGCAGGAGCCCAGCGGCTCTCTACGGGCTGCCAGCAA AGCCCGAGGCCCTGGCAAACGGTGGCCGCCAGCAGTCGGAGCTCGGGTGTCCCAGCCACAGCTCCCTCGTCAGCTCCATCGAGAAGGACCTGCAGGACATCATGGACTCACTGGTGCTGGAGGAGCCGGCGTCCCCTAAGAAGCTGCCTGCCTGCGGCCGGTCCCCCCTCTCCCCAGTGGTCAATGGGGGCGGGCGCTGCCTCCTGtcccccccgcccagccctggggctgcctCGGGGGGCTCCAGCTATGAGAACTactcccccctctcctccccggcCAGCAGCGGTGGCTACACCAGCCCCTCACccagcagccaggagcagggtcCGGCCGTGCCCCCCCTTGTCCCGCTCCGCTCCTCCAGCTACAACCACGCCGTGCAGCCACCCCCCCTGCCCAGCGGGGGTCCTGGCGATCCTTGGCCAGCCGAGAGGCTCGGGGACCACCGGGCGGGCAGCCCCCGTCTGACCCCCAGGGCAGcgccacggccacgggcagccctgcaggagcggccccccagccccttccgggAGCCGCGGGACCCCCTGGCCCCCAGCCGGCAGCCCGCTGGCAGGCCGGTACCGGAGTCCCGGCTGCAGCCCCCCGAGAGCCCACGGGTGGCCCGGAGGAACGTGGACAGCATGCGGGAGCTGCCCCCTCTGAGCCCCTCCTTGTCACGCCGGGCTGCCAGCCCCCGGGTGGCACCCGacgccccctccccgcagccccggctgggcagggaggtgcccggcagcccccgcgcccaACGCAGAGGCCCAGAGGAGCTGAGGGGCACCGGGAGCCCCTCACCCCCGCTGCCAGCGGAGACCCCCCAACGCCGCCCCAGCTTCGGTGCCTGCCTGAGCCCGGCCCACGGGCTGGGCTCCCCAGCCGTGCCCTCGCCCCGGCAGAGCCCCCGTGCCCCCAGGAAGCCCTTGGGGGACCCACGGCCACCACAGGGGCCACGAGAGCGCAAGAACAGCATCACCGAGATCAGCGACAACGAGGATGAGCTGCTGGAGTACCACcggcggcagcggcaggagcGGGTGCGGGAGCAGGAGATGGAGCGTCTG GAGCGGCAGCGCCTGGAGACCATCCTGAACCTCTGCGCTGAGTACACCAAGACGGACAGCGCCGAGCTGGGCGATGTGCACCGGCTCCTGGCCGGCGACGCGGATGCTGGCCGGCGGGTGCCCAGGGTTGCTGTGGCTCTGGGCCGTGCCGCCGAGGAGCTGcggcagagggagagcctggagaGGTCAGATGAGGAGAACCTGAAGGAGGAGTGCAGCAGCACCGAGAGCACCCACCACGAG CACGAGGAGCTGGCGGGCCCCCGGGCCAAGGAGGCgcagcggctggaggaggagCGTGCTGGCGTCCTCAGCCGCCTGGACCAGCTCAAGGGCCGCGTCaaggagctggagcagcagctgcaggagacTTCACGAGAG GCGGAGATGGAGCGGGCGCTGCTGCAGGGTGAGCGGGAGTCGGAGGCGGCGCGGCTGCggcaggagcaggaggtggcgcagcagctgcaggagaagaTCTCCAGCCTGGACGCCAGCATCCGGAAGGAGCGGGACAAG GAAAGGGCAAAGGTTGATGCTGAAAGGAAGGAGCTAGAGCAACTCCGGGCACTTTACCATGAGTCGAAGAGCCACCTTGATAAGTGCCCCGAGTCACTGCAGGAGCAGTTGCGGGAGCAAATGCGAAGG GAGGCGGAGGCGCTGGAGACGGAGGCCAAGCTGTTTGAGGACCTGGAGTTCCAGCAGCTGGAGCGGGAGAGCCGCCTCGAGGAGGAGCGCGAGGCACggggccagcagctcctgcagagccGGGCCGAGTGCCACCGCAGCATCGCCCGCAGGAAG GAGCACGTGGCCGCGCTGGATGCCCAGGCTGCCCAGATCCGGCTGCAGAGCGCCCAGGAGGCCGAGCGCCTGGCCAGGGAGAGGAACGGCGTCCTGCAGCTCCTGCAAAAG GAGAAGGAGAAGCTCGTGTCTCTGGAGAGGCGCTACCAGCTCGTCACGGGTGGCAGGAGCTTCCCCAAAATGTCTTCAGCTCTCAGAGAG GAGACCCTCCATATCTCAGAGCCTTATGAGCTGTTGGAGGGAACTAAGCCCCTGagccccctgccagcagcagctgcctccttaGCTTCTTCTGCCGCCTGCTCCTACCCCAAGGCGCAAGAG GAGTACATGAGGCTGTCTGACGTTTTCAGGTTCTGCAGCAATGCGCACGGCCCCAGCCTGGACACTAAAGCTTCTGCCGCTGCCCCTGCTGCCGCTCAGCGCTCTTTCTTGCTTGCTGTACCTCCCGCAGCCGACGAG TACGTGACCATTGAGCAGCTCTCGGGCATCCTGGGCGGCCTCTGTGCCCCTGCTGCTTCCCCACTGGGCGGCACCCCTCCGGCTCCTTCATCCTCAGGCtgcgctcctcctcctcctcctcctcttccatctctctcttcttcctccgTCTTTGCAGAG ATGGAGCAGCAGCTTCTGGGGGACCTGGTGTGGCTCCCGGCTCTTGATTTAGAGAAGTGGTACCAGGAGGCCATGGCTGGCTTTgagacctcctcctcctctgtctcccctccttcttcccctcctccacTTCCAGCTAAAGCTCATTCCTCTCACAAGCCTCTCCAG GTCTATCGTGCCAAAACAGAGGGTGACGCTGGTGCTCTCACCCCTCGGATGAAGAGTGGGACCCCCTCGTCCTCGCAGCTCAACCTCTCCGTGCTGGGACGCAGCCCCTCACCCAAG GGCCCCCCGAGCCCGGCGGGCAGCCTGCCCCGCAACCTGGCAGCCACACTGCAGGACATCGAGACCAAGCGCCAGCTGGCCCTGCAGCAGAAGG CCGAGCCACTCCCAGCAGAGCCCTCGCAGCCGGGCGATCTACCAG GCCAGCAGGTGATCGAGGAGCAGAAGCGGCGGCTGGCGGAGCTGAAGCAGAAAGCGGCTGCCGAGGCTCAGTCGCAGTGGGAAGCCCTGCACGGGCAGACCCCCTTCCCCGCTGCCTTCCCCCTGCTCGTGCATCACTCCATCCTCCACCACCACCGTCCCCACGGTGTTGGGCCCCGGACAGAGGAGCTGGACCACGCCTACGACACCCTCAGCCTGGAGAGCTCAGACAGCATGGAGACCAGCATCTCCACCAGCAACAACTCCGCCTGCTCACCTGACAATGTCTCCAG TGCCAGCGGGATGGAGGTGGGGAAGATCGAGGAGATGGAGAAGATGTTGAAGGAGGCGCACGCGGAGAAGTCGCGGCTGATGGAGTCGCGG GAGCGAGAGATGGAGCTGCGGCGGCAGGCACTGGAGGACGAGCGCCGGCGCCGGGAGCAGCTGGAACGTCGGCTGCAGGATGAGACTGCGCGGCGGCAGAAGCTGGTGGAGAAGGAGGTCAAGCTGCGGGAGAAGCACTTCTCGCAG GCTCGTCCCCTGACGCGGTACCTCCCCATCCGCAAAGAGGATTTCGACCTGCGGCTGCACATTGAGTCCTCGGGCCACAGCGTGGACACGTGTTACCATGTCATCCTGACGGAGAAGATGTGCAAGGGCTACCTCGTCAAGATGGGCGGCAAGATCAAGTCTTGGAAGAAGCGCTGGTTTGTCTTTGACCGCATGAAGCGCACCCTCTCGTACTACGTGG ATAAACACGAAACGAAGCTGAAGGGAGTCATCTACTTCCAAGCCATCGAAGAGGTTTACTACGACCACCTCCGCAGCGCCGCAAAG aGCCCTAACCCTGCTCTCACCTTCTGTGTCAAGACCCACGACCGCCTCTACTTCATGGTGGCGCCCTCGGCTGAGGCCATGCGCATCTGGATGGACGTCATTGTCACCGGGGCCGAGGGCTACACCCAGTTCATGAACTGA
- the PHLDB1 gene encoding pleckstrin homology-like domain family B member 1 isoform X2, which produces MQQPGPSWLFLLLRSCSRAWAQPRGRGLAGLRGLQMLGSTTLPLLGDMGTLPRRVPLGARARTRWQPVPEGAQCLLVGTMEASGRTPASPTRRVQTIIQNSPLDLIDTGKGLKVQTEKPHLVSLGSGRLSTAITLLPLEEGRTTIGTAARDIVLQGPGLAPQHCYIENVRGTLTLHPCGNACTVDGVPLRRPTRLTQGCTICLGQATFLRFNHPAEAKRMKSMIPAGGRSPAALYGLPAKPEALANGGRQQSELGCPSHSSLVSSIEKDLQDIMDSLVLEEPASPKKLPACGRSPLSPVVNGGGRCLLSPPPSPGAASGGSSYENYSPLSSPASSGGYTSPSPSSQEQGPAVPPLVPLRSSSYNHAVQPPPLPSGGPGDPWPAERLGDHRAGSPRLTPRAAPRPRAALQERPPSPFREPRDPLAPSRQPAGRPVPESRLQPPESPRVARRNVDSMRELPPLSPSLSRRAASPRVAPDAPSPQPRLGREVPGSPRAQRRGPEELRGTGSPSPPLPAETPQRRPSFGACLSPAHGLGSPAVPSPRQSPRAPRKPLGDPRPPQGPRERKNSITEISDNEDELLEYHRRQRQERVREQEMERLERQRLETILNLCAEYTKTDSAELGDVHRLLAGDADAGRRVPRVAVALGRAAEELRQRESLERSDEENLKEECSSTESTHHEHEELAGPRAKEAQRLEEERAGVLSRLDQLKGRVKELEQQLQETSREAEMERALLQGERESEAARLRQEQEVAQQLQEKISSLDASIRKERDKERAKVDAERKELEQLRALYHESKSHLDKCPESLQEQLREQMRREAEALETEAKLFEDLEFQQLERESRLEEEREARGQQLLQSRAECHRSIARRKEHVAALDAQAAQIRLQSAQEAERLARERNGVLQLLQKEKEKLVSLERRYQLVTGGRSFPKMSSALREETLHISEPYELLEGTKPLSPLPAAAASLASSAACSYPKAQEEYMRLSDVFRFCSNAHGPSLDTKASAAAPAAAQRSFLLAVPPAADEYVTIEQLSGILGGLCAPAASPLGGTPPAPSSSGCAPPPPPPLPSLSSSSVFAEMEQQLLGDLVWLPALDLEKWYQEAMAGFETSSSSVSPPSSPPPLPAKAHSSHKPLQVYRAKTEGDAGALTPRMKSGTPSSSQLNLSVLGRSPSPKGPPSPAGSLPRNLAATLQDIETKRQLALQQKAEPLPAEPSQPGDLPGQQVIEEQKRRLAELKQKAAAEAQSQWEALHGQTPFPAAFPLLVHHSILHHHRPHGVGPRTEELDHAYDTLSLESSDSMETSISTSNNSACSPDNVSSASGMEVGKIEEMEKMLKEAHAEKSRLMESREREMELRRQALEDERRRREQLERRLQDETARRQKLVEKEVKLREKHFSQARPLTRYLPIRKEDFDLRLHIESSGHSVDTCYHVILTEKMCKGYLVKMGGKIKSWKKRWFVFDRMKRTLSYYVDKHETKLKGVIYFQAIEEVYYDHLRSAAKSPNPALTFCVKTHDRLYFMVAPSAEAMRIWMDVIVTGAEGYTQFMN; this is translated from the exons ATGCAGCAGCCCGGCCCCTCCTggcttttcctccttctcagaaGTTGTAGCAGGGCCTGGGCTCAGCCGAGGGGCAGGGGCTTGGCTGGGCTGCGGGGTCTCCAGATGCTGGGAAGCACGACCCTTCCGCTCCTGGGGGACATGGGCACCCTGCCGCGGAGGGTCCCGCTCGGCGCCCGGGCCAGGACCAGGTGGCAG CCCGTGCCCGAGGGCGCCCAGTGTCTCCTTGTGGGCACCATGGAGGCCTCCGGCAGGACCCCCGCCAGCCCGACCCGCAGAGTCCAGACCATCATCCAG aaCAGTCCCCTGGACCTGATCGACACGGGCAAGGGGCTGAAGGTGCAGACGGAGAAGCCGCACCTGGTGAGCCTGGGCAGCGGCCGGCTCAGCACCGCCATCACGCTCCTGCCCCTGGAGGAAG GGAGGACCACGATTGGCACGGCCGCGCGGGACATTGTCCTGCAGGGCCCCGGCCTGGCGCCCCAGCACTGCTACATCGAGAACGTGCGGGGGACGCTCACCCTGCACCCCTGCGGCAACGCCTGCACCGTTGACGGCGTGCCGCTGCGGCGGCCCACGCGCCTCACCCAAG gcTGCACCATCTGCCTGGGCCAGGCCACCTTCCTCCGCTTCAACCACCCCGCCGAGGCCAAGCGGATGAAGAGCATGATCCCAGCGGGGGGCAGGAGCCCAGCGGCTCTCTACGGGCTGCCAGCAA AGCCCGAGGCCCTGGCAAACGGTGGCCGCCAGCAGTCGGAGCTCGGGTGTCCCAGCCACAGCTCCCTCGTCAGCTCCATCGAGAAGGACCTGCAGGACATCATGGACTCACTGGTGCTGGAGGAGCCGGCGTCCCCTAAGAAGCTGCCTGCCTGCGGCCGGTCCCCCCTCTCCCCAGTGGTCAATGGGGGCGGGCGCTGCCTCCTGtcccccccgcccagccctggggctgcctCGGGGGGCTCCAGCTATGAGAACTactcccccctctcctccccggcCAGCAGCGGTGGCTACACCAGCCCCTCACccagcagccaggagcagggtcCGGCCGTGCCCCCCCTTGTCCCGCTCCGCTCCTCCAGCTACAACCACGCCGTGCAGCCACCCCCCCTGCCCAGCGGGGGTCCTGGCGATCCTTGGCCAGCCGAGAGGCTCGGGGACCACCGGGCGGGCAGCCCCCGTCTGACCCCCAGGGCAGcgccacggccacgggcagccctgcaggagcggccccccagccccttccgggAGCCGCGGGACCCCCTGGCCCCCAGCCGGCAGCCCGCTGGCAGGCCGGTACCGGAGTCCCGGCTGCAGCCCCCCGAGAGCCCACGGGTGGCCCGGAGGAACGTGGACAGCATGCGGGAGCTGCCCCCTCTGAGCCCCTCCTTGTCACGCCGGGCTGCCAGCCCCCGGGTGGCACCCGacgccccctccccgcagccccggctgggcagggaggtgcccggcagcccccgcgcccaACGCAGAGGCCCAGAGGAGCTGAGGGGCACCGGGAGCCCCTCACCCCCGCTGCCAGCGGAGACCCCCCAACGCCGCCCCAGCTTCGGTGCCTGCCTGAGCCCGGCCCACGGGCTGGGCTCCCCAGCCGTGCCCTCGCCCCGGCAGAGCCCCCGTGCCCCCAGGAAGCCCTTGGGGGACCCACGGCCACCACAGGGGCCACGAGAGCGCAAGAACAGCATCACCGAGATCAGCGACAACGAGGATGAGCTGCTGGAGTACCACcggcggcagcggcaggagcGGGTGCGGGAGCAGGAGATGGAGCGTCTG GAGCGGCAGCGCCTGGAGACCATCCTGAACCTCTGCGCTGAGTACACCAAGACGGACAGCGCCGAGCTGGGCGATGTGCACCGGCTCCTGGCCGGCGACGCGGATGCTGGCCGGCGGGTGCCCAGGGTTGCTGTGGCTCTGGGCCGTGCCGCCGAGGAGCTGcggcagagggagagcctggagaGGTCAGATGAGGAGAACCTGAAGGAGGAGTGCAGCAGCACCGAGAGCACCCACCACGAG CACGAGGAGCTGGCGGGCCCCCGGGCCAAGGAGGCgcagcggctggaggaggagCGTGCTGGCGTCCTCAGCCGCCTGGACCAGCTCAAGGGCCGCGTCaaggagctggagcagcagctgcaggagacTTCACGAGAG GCGGAGATGGAGCGGGCGCTGCTGCAGGGTGAGCGGGAGTCGGAGGCGGCGCGGCTGCggcaggagcaggaggtggcgcagcagctgcaggagaagaTCTCCAGCCTGGACGCCAGCATCCGGAAGGAGCGGGACAAG GAAAGGGCAAAGGTTGATGCTGAAAGGAAGGAGCTAGAGCAACTCCGGGCACTTTACCATGAGTCGAAGAGCCACCTTGATAAGTGCCCCGAGTCACTGCAGGAGCAGTTGCGGGAGCAAATGCGAAGG GAGGCGGAGGCGCTGGAGACGGAGGCCAAGCTGTTTGAGGACCTGGAGTTCCAGCAGCTGGAGCGGGAGAGCCGCCTCGAGGAGGAGCGCGAGGCACggggccagcagctcctgcagagccGGGCCGAGTGCCACCGCAGCATCGCCCGCAGGAAG GAGCACGTGGCCGCGCTGGATGCCCAGGCTGCCCAGATCCGGCTGCAGAGCGCCCAGGAGGCCGAGCGCCTGGCCAGGGAGAGGAACGGCGTCCTGCAGCTCCTGCAAAAG GAGAAGGAGAAGCTCGTGTCTCTGGAGAGGCGCTACCAGCTCGTCACGGGTGGCAGGAGCTTCCCCAAAATGTCTTCAGCTCTCAGAGAG GAGACCCTCCATATCTCAGAGCCTTATGAGCTGTTGGAGGGAACTAAGCCCCTGagccccctgccagcagcagctgcctccttaGCTTCTTCTGCCGCCTGCTCCTACCCCAAGGCGCAAGAG GAGTACATGAGGCTGTCTGACGTTTTCAGGTTCTGCAGCAATGCGCACGGCCCCAGCCTGGACACTAAAGCTTCTGCCGCTGCCCCTGCTGCCGCTCAGCGCTCTTTCTTGCTTGCTGTACCTCCCGCAGCCGACGAG TACGTGACCATTGAGCAGCTCTCGGGCATCCTGGGCGGCCTCTGTGCCCCTGCTGCTTCCCCACTGGGCGGCACCCCTCCGGCTCCTTCATCCTCAGGCtgcgctcctcctcctcctcctcctcttccatctctctcttcttcctccgTCTTTGCAGAG ATGGAGCAGCAGCTTCTGGGGGACCTGGTGTGGCTCCCGGCTCTTGATTTAGAGAAGTGGTACCAGGAGGCCATGGCTGGCTTTgagacctcctcctcctctgtctcccctccttcttcccctcctccacTTCCAGCTAAAGCTCATTCCTCTCACAAGCCTCTCCAG GTCTATCGTGCCAAAACAGAGGGTGACGCTGGTGCTCTCACCCCTCGGATGAAGAGTGGGACCCCCTCGTCCTCGCAGCTCAACCTCTCCGTGCTGGGACGCAGCCCCTCACCCAAG GGCCCCCCGAGCCCGGCGGGCAGCCTGCCCCGCAACCTGGCAGCCACACTGCAGGACATCGAGACCAAGCGCCAGCTGGCCCTGCAGCAGAAGG CCGAGCCACTCCCAGCAGAGCCCTCGCAGCCGGGCGATCTACCAG GCCAGCAGGTGATCGAGGAGCAGAAGCGGCGGCTGGCGGAGCTGAAGCAGAAAGCGGCTGCCGAGGCTCAGTCGCAGTGGGAAGCCCTGCACGGGCAGACCCCCTTCCCCGCTGCCTTCCCCCTGCTCGTGCATCACTCCATCCTCCACCACCACCGTCCCCACGGTGTTGGGCCCCGGACAGAGGAGCTGGACCACGCCTACGACACCCTCAGCCTGGAGAGCTCAGACAGCATGGAGACCAGCATCTCCACCAGCAACAACTCCGCCTGCTCACCTGACAATGTCTCCAG TGCCAGCGGGATGGAGGTGGGGAAGATCGAGGAGATGGAGAAGATGTTGAAGGAGGCGCACGCGGAGAAGTCGCGGCTGATGGAGTCGCGG GAGCGAGAGATGGAGCTGCGGCGGCAGGCACTGGAGGACGAGCGCCGGCGCCGGGAGCAGCTGGAACGTCGGCTGCAGGATGAGACTGCGCGGCGGCAGAAGCTGGTGGAGAAGGAGGTCAAGCTGCGGGAGAAGCACTTCTCGCAG GCTCGTCCCCTGACGCGGTACCTCCCCATCCGCAAAGAGGATTTCGACCTGCGGCTGCACATTGAGTCCTCGGGCCACAGCGTGGACACGTGTTACCATGTCATCCTGACGGAGAAGATGTGCAAGGGCTACCTCGTCAAGATGGGCGGCAAGATCAAGTCTTGGAAGAAGCGCTGGTTTGTCTTTGACCGCATGAAGCGCACCCTCTCGTACTACGTGG ATAAACACGAAACGAAGCTGAAGGGAGTCATCTACTTCCAAGCCATCGAAGAGGTTTACTACGACCACCTCCGCAGCGCCGCAAAG aGCCCTAACCCTGCTCTCACCTTCTGTGTCAAGACCCACGACCGCCTCTACTTCATGGTGGCGCCCTCGGCTGAGGCCATGCGCATCTGGATGGACGTCATTGTCACCGGGGCCGAGGGCTACACCCAGTTCATGAACTGA